From Streptomyces sp. NBC_00690, a single genomic window includes:
- a CDS encoding IucA/IucC family protein → MTSTTPDRPPTPAGPPDGMPTADEAVAHTLLNCLLREVSGPEHQTAVIDGHLLVRLPRRGVLLRVALRRTSLLGAHRFTGPVQAQSGEDWSVLDWQQLAEHTHAELSLRTGARNDEFLGQVAASHRAVDAALTRHVPPPPTADDDPLTRYLASEQSLLLGHRFHPTPKAHGGDQRAWASYAPEAGARFPLRMLAVRTPFIAEERAEPGAADLLDRLHPVPEGYRLLPTHPWQYEHLRNRPEVRAALDRGDILDLGPGTRAFTPTASVRTLYDGHAFLKFSLNVRITNCVRKNSHYELSGAVALTRLLAPAFDDLAARFPRAGMLREPAYRSIALPGPDGRPDLALLEGFGVIVREGLGSRLLPGTTPLLAAAVADEYRSGPAQISRLAGSGPMAALDWWREYLALLVPPVLAAYFDHGLVLEPHLQNVIVCVDADGRPAQVLFRDLEGTKLLPEHHGAALAALPRAVAEPLTYDARRGWDRVVYCLLVNHIAEVLAALADLHPQTEAALWAQVRQTIVHYADEHGCPPRLRALLAGVPLPAKANLLARWERSADREAGYVRLPSPLAEEVLFEAIRANADWSTR, encoded by the coding sequence ATGACGAGTACCACACCCGATCGACCCCCGACACCGGCCGGCCCGCCCGACGGCATGCCCACCGCTGACGAGGCCGTGGCCCACACCCTCCTCAACTGCCTCCTCCGGGAGGTGTCAGGACCGGAGCACCAGACCGCCGTCATCGACGGCCACCTGCTCGTGCGGCTGCCCCGGCGCGGGGTGCTGCTCCGGGTGGCCCTGCGCCGCACTTCGCTCCTCGGCGCACACCGCTTCACCGGGCCGGTCCAGGCCCAGTCGGGAGAGGACTGGTCCGTCCTGGACTGGCAACAACTGGCGGAACACACCCACGCCGAACTCTCCCTGCGCACCGGCGCACGCAACGACGAGTTCCTCGGTCAGGTCGCAGCCAGCCACCGGGCGGTCGACGCCGCGCTGACCAGACATGTTCCCCCGCCGCCCACCGCCGATGACGACCCGCTCACCCGATATCTCGCCTCCGAACAGTCCCTCTTGCTCGGCCACCGCTTCCACCCCACCCCGAAGGCCCACGGAGGCGACCAACGGGCCTGGGCCAGCTACGCCCCCGAGGCGGGCGCACGCTTCCCCTTGCGCATGCTCGCCGTCCGCACCCCCTTCATCGCAGAGGAGCGAGCAGAGCCGGGCGCCGCCGACCTCCTAGACCGTCTCCACCCCGTTCCCGAGGGCTACCGCCTGCTGCCGACGCATCCCTGGCAGTACGAACACCTGCGCAATCGACCCGAGGTGCGCGCCGCACTCGACCGCGGCGACATCCTCGACCTGGGTCCCGGCACACGGGCGTTCACCCCCACCGCGTCCGTACGGACCCTCTACGACGGCCACGCCTTCCTCAAATTCAGCCTCAACGTCCGCATCACCAACTGCGTACGGAAGAACTCCCACTACGAACTCTCCGGTGCCGTCGCCCTCACCAGGCTCCTCGCCCCCGCTTTCGACGACCTGGCGGCCCGCTTCCCCCGCGCCGGGATGCTGCGGGAACCCGCGTACCGCAGCATCGCGTTGCCCGGGCCCGACGGCCGACCCGACCTCGCCCTGCTGGAAGGCTTCGGCGTGATCGTGCGCGAGGGGCTCGGATCACGGCTCCTGCCGGGCACCACCCCGCTCCTCGCCGCCGCGGTCGCCGATGAGTACCGCTCAGGTCCGGCCCAGATCTCCCGCCTGGCCGGCAGCGGTCCCATGGCAGCCCTGGACTGGTGGCGGGAGTACCTGGCACTCCTCGTCCCGCCCGTACTGGCCGCCTACTTCGACCACGGACTCGTCCTCGAACCCCACCTCCAGAACGTCATCGTGTGCGTGGACGCCGACGGCAGGCCGGCGCAGGTCCTCTTCCGCGACCTGGAAGGCACCAAGCTCCTCCCCGAACACCACGGCGCTGCCCTCGCCGCGCTGCCCCGCGCGGTCGCCGAGCCGTTGACCTACGACGCCCGCCGCGGCTGGGACCGGGTGGTCTACTGCCTGCTGGTCAACCACATTGCGGAAGTCCTCGCCGCGCTCGCGGACCTTCATCCGCAGACCGAGGCGGCCCTGTGGGCCCAGGTCCGGCAGACCATCGTCCACTACGCCGACGAGCACGGCTGCCCACCGCGACTGAGGGCCCTCCTCGCCGGTGTCCCCCTGCCGGCCAAGGCCAATCTGCTGGCCCGGTGGGAGCGTTCGGCGGACCGGGAGGCCGGCTACGTACGACTGCCGTCCCCCTTGGCGGAGGAGGTCCTCTTCGAGGCGATCCGCGCCAACGCCGATTGGAGTACGCGATGA